One stretch of Oceanispirochaeta sp. DNA includes these proteins:
- a CDS encoding ABC transporter ATP-binding protein, with the protein MSKVLIQVQNLEKHFKVKDGTLGHKFLKAVDKVSFDILEGETLGLVGESGCGKSTLGRSILNLHPSTSGEVLYRGEGLFELSHTQMKAQRKKMQIIFQDPSASLNPRKTIESIILEPMIVHKMYDHEKRVQRVTQLLMDVGLPDYHRSRYPHELSGGQKQRVGIARALSLDPEFIVCDEAVSALDVSVQAQVINLLQSLQKKYNLTYLFISHNMNVVYQVSDRVIVMYLGKILEAASYAQLYENPGHPYTKALLSAIPQVHAHKKGPRIELKGDIPNPADAPKGCKFCTRCPEVFDKCREIEPEMSELEENHFAACHLLVHQ; encoded by the coding sequence ATGAGTAAAGTATTAATTCAAGTCCAGAACCTGGAAAAGCATTTTAAGGTTAAAGATGGAACCCTGGGTCATAAATTCCTTAAAGCCGTGGATAAGGTGTCTTTTGATATTTTAGAAGGAGAAACTCTGGGCCTTGTAGGAGAGAGCGGCTGCGGAAAGAGTACTTTAGGACGCTCAATTCTGAATCTTCATCCCTCCACATCCGGAGAGGTTTTGTACAGGGGAGAAGGTCTCTTCGAACTTTCTCATACTCAGATGAAAGCCCAGCGGAAGAAGATGCAGATCATTTTTCAGGACCCTTCTGCTTCCCTGAACCCTCGAAAGACCATTGAGTCTATCATCCTGGAACCGATGATTGTGCATAAAATGTATGATCATGAAAAAAGAGTTCAGAGAGTCACCCAATTACTCATGGATGTAGGACTCCCGGATTACCATCGATCACGCTATCCCCATGAGCTGTCGGGTGGACAGAAACAGAGAGTCGGTATTGCCCGGGCTCTCTCTCTGGACCCTGAATTTATTGTCTGTGATGAAGCCGTTTCGGCTCTGGATGTGTCAGTGCAGGCACAGGTCATCAACCTTCTTCAGAGTCTGCAGAAAAAATATAATCTGACTTATTTGTTTATTTCTCATAATATGAATGTGGTGTATCAGGTGAGTGACCGGGTCATCGTCATGTATCTGGGTAAAATCCTTGAAGCAGCCAGTTATGCTCAATTATATGAGAATCCCGGGCACCCTTATACGAAGGCTTTACTCTCGGCCATTCCCCAGGTACATGCCCATAAAAAGGGGCCCCGGATTGAGCTGAAGGGGGATATTCCGAATCCCGCGGATGCTCCGAAAGGCTGTAAATTCTGCACACGTTGTCCAGAGGTTTTTGACAAATGCAGAGAGATTGAACCTGAGATGTCGGAGCTTGAGGAAAATCATTTTGCAGCCTGTCACCTATTAGTCCATCAGTAG
- a CDS encoding ABC transporter ATP-binding protein: MSIQKPLLEVKNLTVTFKSQEGLVNAVRGLDFHLNEKETLGIVGESGSGKSVTSLAIMGLIPNPPGQISEGEIFYNSQDLLKMNERELRTLRGDDISMIFQEPMTSLNPILNCGYQISESLRLHRGLSKKEAIHEAVSLLDSVGIPNPEKGISRYPHELSGGMRQRVMIAMALACEPKILIADEPTTALDVTIQAQILDLMKKLRKEKNTSIIMITHDLGVVSEVADRIMVMYAGQSVELAPTDEIFSKPLHPYTSGLIDSIPEITKERKALKEIPGLVSDPTETQKGCFFQPRCTTSMEKCSECNPPMMTIADNHFVRCWLYEEDHE, translated from the coding sequence ATGTCAATCCAGAAACCATTACTAGAAGTTAAGAATCTAACTGTCACATTCAAATCACAAGAGGGTCTTGTCAACGCTGTCAGAGGTCTTGATTTTCATCTGAATGAAAAAGAGACTCTTGGAATAGTCGGTGAAAGCGGCAGCGGTAAGAGTGTCACATCCCTTGCCATTATGGGACTCATTCCCAACCCCCCAGGCCAAATCTCGGAGGGTGAAATCTTTTATAATAGTCAAGATCTCCTCAAAATGAATGAAAGGGAGTTGAGAACTCTGAGAGGTGATGACATCTCAATGATTTTTCAGGAACCCATGACTTCTCTTAATCCCATTTTAAACTGCGGATATCAGATCTCAGAATCTCTCAGGCTTCACCGGGGACTGAGCAAAAAAGAGGCAATCCATGAGGCTGTCAGCCTGCTGGACAGTGTGGGAATTCCAAATCCGGAAAAGGGTATTTCCCGATATCCTCATGAGCTCTCCGGGGGCATGCGTCAGCGGGTCATGATCGCCATGGCATTAGCCTGTGAACCGAAAATCCTGATTGCCGATGAACCCACAACGGCTTTAGATGTGACCATACAGGCTCAGATTCTGGACCTGATGAAAAAATTAAGAAAAGAGAAGAACACCTCCATCATCATGATCACCCATGATCTGGGTGTTGTTTCTGAAGTTGCTGACCGTATTATGGTGATGTATGCGGGGCAGAGTGTTGAGCTGGCACCCACGGATGAGATTTTCAGCAAGCCTCTGCATCCCTACACGAGTGGCTTAATTGATTCTATACCGGAAATTACAAAAGAGAGAAAGGCCTTGAAAGAGATTCCCGGATTGGTTTCTGATCCAACGGAAACACAGAAGGGCTGTTTCTTTCAACCGCGCTGCACTACTTCTATGGAAAAATGCAGCGAGTGTAATCCTCCGATGATGACAATCGCTGATAATCATTTCGTTCGATGCTGGCTCTATGAGGAAGACCATGAGTAA
- a CDS encoding response regulator — protein MLFVDDEPFQMDLAKEILGFLGYQVTATTDSSEALKFFSSSPDRFDLLITDVTMPGMTGDVLVEHIHLLRPDFPVLICTGFCERLSQGRLKALKTS, from the coding sequence ATCCTTTTTGTTGATGATGAACCTTTTCAAATGGATCTTGCCAAAGAGATTCTGGGCTTTCTGGGATATCAAGTTACGGCCACAACAGACAGTTCTGAGGCATTGAAGTTCTTTAGCTCATCACCAGATCGTTTTGATCTCCTTATCACGGATGTGACTATGCCGGGTATGACTGGAGATGTCCTTGTTGAGCATATTCATCTGCTTCGGCCTGACTTTCCTGTATTGATCTGTACAGGATTCTGTGAGCGGTTATCCCAGGGGAGGCTGAAGGCATTAAAAACTTCGTGA